The window CCTCGagcaaatctgctaagtcttcacCTGACGAGACGCTTGcctcgctgcctccctcaggtTAGGTGCCAGCAGTGGTCATCAAGCTGCctaagaagcatgtctccaagaCGAAGAGTCATTCTTCCTCGAAGGCTGTAGCTCCACCAAGAGTCCCAGATTCTCCAGTCTTGGAGTCACACTAGGAGGCTCTGATCCGGAACATTTTGGACCGGCAGTTGGGCAATATCCTTGCCAAACATACTTCTTGTGGAGTCCTCTTTAAAAGGAACAACCCTTCCAAGGTCTTTTTTACCAACGATGGGAGATCATtccatcagacctctgggtgctgtccatcatcagggaaggatactcttcatttcatccaggttccaccagatctacctccaagagagtatccttccaatccatcccatactgcccttcttcttcaggaagctcaagctctgcttcgtctccgggCCATCGAGAGGTTccgctggaacagcagagcaaggggttttactcccgttacttcagggatctcaaagtccctccttgagggccgcaatccagtcgggttttcaggatttccacaatgaatataaattgaaagcagtgcatgcacatagatctcatgcatattcattggggaaatcctgaaaacccgactggattgcagccctcaaggagggactttgagatctctgcgttacttcctagttctgagGAAGCCGGGCGATCtgtgacccattttggatctcagaaccctcaacaaatttcttgccaGGGAGAAATTTTTAATGCTGTCTCTAGCATCATtttacccccttctagatcagaacgattggttatgttctctagataagtgtttttcaacctttttatacctatggaccggcagaaataaaagaattattttgtggaccgcaTCGGTCCGCAgattggcggttgaagaacactgggctaagtcatgggccagaccccgcccatctctacccaatctccactccagaccccgcccccataatagtactaattgtaaactattttttccattcatttttcatagatatacacaatataatcttattaacaacacataatggttaaccacaaaattaaagtacacaaaacacactgacagcagatgtaaattctcaaaattgacataattcaatcacaaaattcaaaaataaaatcatttccccctacctttgttgtctccctccctccatgctatgccttaccttctggcctgctcccgcctggccattttatgccgcccccgatGTTAtattcaggccagctccctcttcctcactgatgcagtgcacaaagttgtgggcagcggctccttgcgcgtcccacgcctcatctggaagccaagGCTTCTGGTCCAGACACAGGATGCGCATagaagccactgcccatggcttcgtgcactgaatcagtgaggaagagggagatggctcgaagataacgccgcatcaatcacACCGtgcaccggcggttgaagaacactgttttgggcctgatgcatgtgctggccctgtggactgacaggaaatttctgtggaccggcaccggtccatggaccggtagttgatgaacactgctctagatctcaaagaggcttacactcgcattccaattcatccagcctcttgacagttcctcagatttcgggtgggaaatctgcattttcagcctggcttcatctccaagagtgttcaccaagtgcctagttgcAGTGccagcagctctgcggaaccatgggCTCCAGGTGTTCctgtatctggatgactggctcatcaaggattcaacatcCTAAggagttattgtagcgaccctacggactacgtggttcctacaaagtttgggattttgaaatcaactttcccaaatcccagctatAGCCCTCTCAGAatttacagttcatcggagctgtcctggacactgtgactcagagcattccttcctcaacaacgtcaggatgctctcattcgtctctgccacaaagtgtcttccttgactacaatttccgcaaaacacatgatggttctccttggTCGCATGGCCTCAACAGTTTACGTGACTCCTTtagccagacttcacctcagaattccttagTGGATCGTGGTATCTCAGTGGGcacaggcttgcgacccactctctctacacattacagtcactccttcgttgaaacagtctctccactggtggatgctctcttccaatctctccagaggtttactgtttcatgaatgtgtgagagagagatttgcatataatggaagtgacaggtatgcaaatctctctcatgcatattcattagggatatcttgaaaacccgactgactgggaggtccccaggacagggttgagaaccactgccttagatctactcctattgaggaaatctgcaaagctgcccttggtcctcggttcatactttcacctctcattattgtctggatacttttccagacgggatggccattttggccaggcagtattacaaaatttattttcctgaattgccaacactcccaccatcccattatggttagcttggaggtcaaaaaaagaaaacctgAGAGAAAAACTATATAACATAAGGATTCACAACATTAGAAATATAATCAGTCATAAGAGAATAcactatctactataataaaatgctaagcgcgcatgcgcactcttaccggcaTGTTCCCTGATCTATAGGTCCGTGGTCGGCAGAGTGTGCATGCGTGAGTCTCCAGGACTGTCTTCTGCACCTGTACTGTGCCAATTGCGGGGTTTAAAAGCCGCGGCGTCGCATCCTCTCACGAGCCACACCAGCGTCAGAGAAGGGTTCCACGTTGGTggagatcgtgagaggagccgccgcggtacctgtaaacttaaaaataaaattcgaaacgcggtaagggaaggggggccccGATAAAGAAGAGAACTCCAGCCACGAACTGACGCAgaacctttaaacttaaaaaaaaatttggcacgAGCAGACAAgaccacaggaagggaaggggggagccgacaaagaagaggacaaCAGCCGTGAGCTGCAAGGAAGAAGCTGAGCCTGCCTGCAGGTAATGctataagggaagggggaggggccgaacggagcaggccagatcgcggtaagagaagggaagggggggtgggggaaatgctgctattgctgcaaagggacctggaggggaaggcaaatactgctactgctgcacagggaagtggggtggaaatgttgctgcacagggaaaaggagggaaagaatgacagacagaaagcaggagggagggagatagacagaaaggaagaaagacacaggggcagggagagggacagaaagacagaaaaagggggccaaggagagaaagagagacagcgagagagatacagaaagaaagacaagacagacatatattctagcacccattaatgtaacgggcttaaataaattaattattaataaattaataatatCACAGTATAAAGCAATaacaataaaagtaaaaatagaaaaactcagaggaaggaaaacCCGCCAAGGACCCACTTGGCCTACATTCATGTCCACTATGGACAAAACCTGGGGTGAGCTTTGCTCTCAAGGGATCAGACCCCGAGTCCCcaaactgttagtgcaggctcTGTCCAAGTGAGTGCACTACAAAGCAGCTTGCCCCTTAGAAACAGACCCTCAAACTTAGAGTCTGCATTCTCCCACAGCCAGAGATGCCCCAAGattgggatcctctgcagcaccaaaaagcctTGTAAACAGTAAGCAAAAACTGAATTTAATTGAAAAataacacgagcagaaaagacagactcctaccatctcacATGTAGaaacaactgaggaattggaggacagcccaaagggatgggaggcagagcaaaagaatgctaatgaggctccATACAAGAATTCTCACAAGAAGGGGTTGACTACCCAAAGATTCAGGAATAAAGtgtctattgcactagaatagcTCCTATATGCAAATATAGGTAAAAACATCAGAGTCAAATAATTCAAATACTTTCTTCTGGCATTTTCCCCTTGTACAAATGAGAAAATCTTTTCCTGCTTAGTATGAATGGagcctacaatgaatatgcactgaactATTTTTCTTGTCTTGGAGAGAGGTTTTCCACAGAACTGTCAATCAGTCATGAGTTACAATCATTCATTCTCTAAATTTCTATTCACAGTACATGCTAAGATGTTCTCTGTAAACACAACTTTTTgagaataaagatttaaaaatcaGAAAGTGGTGCTTATGAACTAACAATTCAGACACTGGAAATAATCCCTAAAAAGTAGTAACTCCattatctatatatctatatatatatatacctgacAGCTTGCTGCCTTCTCTTTGTAGATTCTGTAGTTCTTGGAGGTTCAGATTGCAAAGCACTCCAGGGAGATATACCAATATTTGAGCTTCTTATTTGTGGCTTTTGTCTTGGTGTCATGTATGGCCAGCGTGTTTCCTTTCGCTTATCTTCATCTATTTTAATATCCTTGATAATCTTCTCTTTCCTGGATGGGATACCTAAAGTGTGAAGATAAAAAGGTTCACATATTGTGACCTGTTTTGCATTTTTCCTTTGATGGAGCTGTTTCTGGAATTTTCTGTGCAAAACTTCAAAGTCTGGAACTTGCAAGTTGATCTGTGGTTTTCTGTTAAGTTCTTCCTTTGACTTACAACATTTTGATTTCCTTTCTCCTGAAGGACAACGTGAAGTAAGCATGCTGGGAGGAACTGAACTCTGTAAGAGCTCTTGAGCTCTCATCTGAGTCTGAATTGCCCTGTAAAGGTTGTTTTCTTTTAATCTTTCACTGATGGCTGGGTTGTAAACTGATTTAGGCACAGGCTTTGCTTTAaatgtctctgttttctttttagGAGCTACTAACTGTAGtttcttcatttcttttttctgctCTTCTCTCTCAATAAATTTAAATGGTACCTGCGAAGCCAACAAAATCTCTTTGCTTCTGTCCTTCACAAATTTTCTGCGTTCCTCATTTCTTTCCTTTATTTCATGGTACAGTGGAAAGAAGACAGATTCAGGGATAGGATTTGCTCTAAATTGTTTCTGACACTCTGCTTCTTCTTCCAATTGTTTCTTCATTAAACTATTTTCTAGTTCAACCTCTGATTTGGATTTAACTTTTAGTTGTTTTTTCGTAGCTTCTCTAATAGTCATTTGGAAAGGTTCAGGAACAGTGATCCTTTTTGACCAATTATTTGCTTTCCTTTTATATTTGAATTTAGATGATCTTGAAAAGACACTCCATCTCCTCTGGGTGTAATCATCAACAGAGAAGCCATGCCACATTTTCAAGATCTTCAGTTGTGCTGAAGTTAAAACTCCATTTTCACCATCATTTTCTTCATCTGTTAATTCATCACTATGATCATTTGACAAGCTTGAGGAAACAGGACTATTCACATCAGACTCTGTAGTGGATTTAGGTAAAACAGCTTGTTCCAATGAACTCTTTTCAGAATTTGACCTAGACAAAAGATTAAGCCAGTTATGCTTACTTTACTATTAATTATTACTAATAGCATcaggaaggattaggttcttaactcgataatcctcttttcctgtagaacagcatatgattccttatgGATGAGTTAAGCACCTCAACTTGCAAGTTGCTTACAGAAGACAATCGTTTTCTTTCCTCCGCCTTCTTGTCTCTCCAGAGCGCAAGCCCTCTCAGTCCATACAAAAGCAAGAGATAACCCTTAGGAAAGGAAATGAAAACAAGAGGGGGCTTGGGGAACTCCCCAATCCATTCAATCTGCTCTGCAATAAACATCAGCTGATAAACAGCCACCAACAGGGCAACAACagtgtccaaaaaaaaaaaaaccaacaacaaaaaaacagctacctgtgtgcaaccagcactaacacttgTACAGCTCTCAACAAGGCAAAATGTGCTGTCATTGATTTTGGTACTAATATGCCACCTCTTCAAAGGCTCTGCTTCTCTTCCTTGACTGCAACAAGCCAAGCCTCTGCAGGCTAACAGATATCTGAAAGGGCAGGGCATTAGGAATCGTATGCTGTTCTACAGAAAAGAGGATTACCAAGTTAAGAAGTTGAACCTAATCCTTCCTATATAAACAGCAAACGATTCATTATGAATGGGATATACCAGAGCATTCTCGAGtctagggcaggacagatgagcctgtgACCAGCACAGAGGACCGAAGGCCCCATCCGTttgtgctgccacatccactctctAAAATTTTGTAAAAGGTATGAAGGGTAGACCATGTGGCTGTCCTGGACTCTGCCCAGTAATTTGCTACACTTCTGGGAGAGTGAGTTTTCACTGCAAATGGTGACTGCTGTCCAATTTACACCAAGAAAACAGCCATGCTGATCCATCGGGTGATAGAAGCTTTAGAGGCTGGTCTGCCCCAACGGCTAGCACTGGTCATCTCCTCTCCTGACATCCAGCACTTCAATACTTTGTTCTGTTTCTTTTCTCCCAtgggctgaaaagcaggaagtcaaACTTCCTGGATGACATGAAACACCAAAACTACCTCTTCTTCTCTGCTATTCCTACACCCTCCTCGCTGAAGAGATAGACGACTAAAAAGACCATCTTCATGGTTAGATCCATGATAGACTCCTCCGACAGCGGTTCATATGGTGCTTTAGCAAAGTCCTATAACATGCTGTGAGATTCCACATAGGGACCAGCAGCTGTACTGGAAGGCAGAGCCTGAGAGCTCCCTTCAAGAACCTGGACACACCTGGGTGAGAGGCCAAAGAAGCTCTGTCTACTAGAGTTCTGTAACACAAAAGACCGGCTATTTGAACTTTGAGAGATCCTACCTCCAGGCCCTTCTTCTCTATACCTTCCTGCAGAAAGACAGGACTTCGGAAATGGGAGCCCATAAGGATCTAGCTGCTTCTCCTTACACTAGAACTGAAAAAAAGTTTTCACACTTTTGCATAGGCCGCTGTAGTCATTGACTTCTTCGACTGTAGAAGCATTGTGATAACCATATCCAAATATCTTGTTAATGCTAAGGCTGTGCGCTCAACAGCCATGCCCTAAGCGGAATATCCTGGTGCAGCAGCAGTCTGAGACAGCTGCCTAGCTGCAACTAGACTAGATCCGTGTACCAAGGACAAAATAGCCAATCTGGAGTCATCAGGATTACGAATCCTTGATAGGTTACTATCATGTGAAGGACCCAGCTTATCATTGGCCATGGGGAGAACACATACATGAGTCCAATTACCAGCTAAGGTTGTACGAAAGCATTTATGCTGACACTTCCCAGCTCTGACCTTTGACTAAAGAAACAAGGAGCTTTCTTGTTGTCTGCTGAGATTGAATGTTGGCTGCCCTCAGATTTCACAATACAGTTGAATGCACTCTGGGACAAGGACCATGTCCCCAGATCCAAGGTCCTACAGCTGAGATAACTGGCCTGGACAATGTCCACTCCCACTACATGAGCCGCCATGATGGCCTATAGATGGGCTTCCACCCAGCGAACATCAATTAGGTAGAAGTACTCTTGGTTCCTCATTGTCTGTTGATGTACACAAAGGTCGtgacattgtctgagaagaccccGATTGCTTTGCCTTTCAGCCGCGTCTGGAAGAACCGTACAGCCAACTAAATGGGTCTCAACTCTAATCTGTTGATGGACCATGCCCTCTGTAATGGTAACCAACGCCCTTATACTGGATGACCCCCGcaatgacccccctcccctcataAAACTGGCAACACTATGTGGAGAGGGAGGCTTCTGGATAATGACACCGGCCAGAGCCACCACTGAAGACTCTGGCACACTTCCACCGTCCAGGTTAACTGCGACTGGAGAGAGTCCCTCTGAGGCGATCATGCTAATGGTGCTCTACAGAGAATGCAGATAGGCTCTTGCCCACAGAATTAGCTCTATGGTTGCCACCATGGAGTCTAGAACCTGCAGGTAATGCTAAGCCATAGGCATCAGTAGCTCCAAAATCTCCAGGACTTATatctgagcttcagtttgtgtggATCTGGAACAAAAACTCAGCCCTCTTCCATGTTTGAACAGAACCCCCAAATACTCCAGACACTGAGTGGGTTCCAGGTGGTTTTTTCTGAACTTTATAATCCACCCCAGTTCCTGCGGGAGCTGAACTGCTTGACACTGCAAGCTGAACTGCCTGACACTGCCCAGTGACATTCTATCTCAGACAGCACTCGGATCAGACAATCATCCAAATATGGATGAACTTGGAAGCATAATCTGCACAGATGCACTGTTGCCACTACTATTACTTTGTTAAATGTGCAAGGCACTGTTGCCAAGCCGAAGGGTAGTGCCAAAAACTGAAAATGGCTCTCAAGTACATTGAACCTGAGAAATCTCCCGAGATCTGTGAAATTGGGTATATATACAGGTAAGCCTAGGTCAAATTTAGCAAGGCCAAAAATTCACCCAGAGCTACCAAGGCAAtgactgataagaacataagaagttgcctccactgggtcagaccagaggtccatcgcgcccagcggtccatgacctgtgaagtggtttctgagcatttctataacctacctttacttctatctgtatccctcaatccccttatcctttaggaacctatctaaaccttccttgacccctgtaatgtgctctggcctatcacagcctccggaagcgcgttccatacgtccaccaccctctgggtaaaaaagaacttcctagcatttgttctaaacctgtcccctttcaacttctccgagtgaccccttgtacttgtggttccccacagcctgaagaatctgtccctgtctaccttctctatgcccttcaggattttgaaggtttctatcatgtctcttctaagtctccgcttttccaaggagaacagccccagcattttcaacctgtcagcatatgaaaagttttccataccttttatcagtttagtcgctcttctctggaccccctcaagtactgccatgtccttcttgaggtacggcgaccagtactggacacagtattccagatgtgggcacaccattgcacgatacagcggcaagatgacttccttcgtcctggttgtgataccctttttaatgatacccaacattctgttcgctttctttgaggctgtcgcacactgatCTCACCATTTCcatctggaacctgggaacctttAATACTACATTTActgacttcagatccaggattggtTCCAATCTTCCGAGTCTTTCTTGGGCATAataaagtatattgagtatctgcctgagcccaagtCTGCATCTGGCACCGGCTCTATGACTCCAATTTTAAACAGTCGTTTTAGACAGTCACTCTGACCTTGGCTgcttctctggtcttcctgccAGAGAGTCCAGAAAGATGACTCAGAGAGGATTCGAGTTTGTAACCCAATGATGTCCAGACCCCATTGGTCTGATGAAATCTGCACCAAAGCCTTCAGAACTCCGAGTCTCCATCCTATGCGGGGGTTCTTGGAGGACGACCTGGTGTCATTGGCCTTAAAATTTGTGGCGAAGCAAAAGCAGGCTGTTCTGAAACCCCCAAACCTCTATCtagagcagtgcatgcaaatagatctcatgcatattcattggggaaatcctgaaaacccgactggaatacggctctcgaggaccggagttccctacccctgatctggAGCTTTGGAAGAGCCTTTGGGATAAGGAGCCTGCAGATCCATAACGCAGTTTTCTGCAGCCATGAAAGGAAACACGACGAACTCCTGGTACCTAAGGGCTTACTGTTTGGCAAGGACATGAGACAACAACCCATCATGTTGGTCATCAAGTTGTCCAGTCCTTTCCTTAAATGCCCCCTTAAAAAGGGAGCTTACTCAAGGTGGTCTTAGATGCTGAATCTCCCGCTCACTGCCTGATCCATGTGCATTCTGTGGGTGGAGATGGAATACACTGCCACTTTACTCATGATCCTGAACATGTTGTAAATAGTGTAAGCTACATAGTACACCCCAGCAAAGGAGGGCACCCTGCTCCCTCTGCGGATGGATTCTGACATAGCATCTTATGGAAGGCCCGCACCACAATGGAAGCCACAGCTGCAGCCCTAAAGCCTCATGCCAATGCCTCAAACTGCCGTCTGAGGACCAAGTCAACTCTGCAATTCTGTAAACCCTTCAGGACTTCTCCAACTTCACAGAGCAGACTTATTTTAGTAACTTGAGCCACCAGAGAATCCATCTTAGGTGGAGTAAATAACTGCTGGAAATCAGAAGCCATGGGATACAATTTCATCACTGCCCAGGCCCCTGTCAGAGGACCCTCAGGCTTCTCCCAATGCTCTGTTATCATCCTGGTAATCTCTGGGTATGAAGAGAAGCATGTACTGTGACTTGATACTGCTTAACAGCGAGGGCTGGGCAGTAGAAACCTGTGGGGACTCTAAATACAACTCCTACAGAGAGACTGTAATAACCTCAGTGAAATGTGTTGACTTAAATAGCCTGTGCAAGGTTGAATCCTCTCCCTGATCTAAGGCTGTCACCAACTACTGGTTGCCCACCCCACACTGAGAGCTAGAATCCTCCAGTGGTGGGAGAACAGTGGAATTAGCTCAAATCCCAGATTGTCCCAGTCCTTATCTGACTGGTTGCAGCGAGTCCTTGCTTTGTGGCGATAGACTCCTTTGAGAACTAACCGGCTGACCCAGAAAGAACCTTTCTGCTTCTGGTAAGATGCATACATCAAAGTCACAAAATCAGGGTCAAAGACCTGGCTTGGGACCTCCAAGGACCTCTGCCGGTTTGACACACATCTCCTCTCAGGGTCAGGGGTGTCTACACAAAAATGTTTTGCTGGCGATGACAAGTCACATTTAAGAGAGTCTAACAAGGTTTTACATCTCAGATCTCTAGGTTTCAGCACCTCCTGACCCGTAAAATGACCGGGGAGCTAAGCCCACGGCTCCCACCCCCCTTCACTTTCCCCGTGGTACAAAGATGCTCCTTCTCTGACCACCCAGCGCAAATTTGGCATGAAATGgagtctaaaccagtggttcccaaccctgtcctggaggaccaccaggccaatcgggttttcaggctagccctaatgaatatgcatgacaagagatttgcatataatggaagtgagaggcatgcaaatctgctccatgcatattcattaaggctatcctgaaaacgctattggcctggtggtcctccagtacagggttgggaaccactggtctaaaccacCTTGTCTATATAGCAAGGGCATGTTTTGAGAAAGATTAGGGTGGGGCTGAATTTGGTATGAAATGAGGAATAATTGATTTTTACCAAAATCAAGGCTATTTGAGGCAGAAAGCATCTTTTGAAATAAATTTGGAAATTCCAAGATGGCCAGCATGGCAGCATTTCAGTACCAAAAAAACAGCCAATGGAAGCAAAAGCAAAAGTccaaaatta is drawn from Geotrypetes seraphini chromosome 3, aGeoSer1.1, whole genome shotgun sequence and contains these coding sequences:
- the FAM161A gene encoding protein FAM161A isoform X1, whose amino-acid sequence is MNSESDSESEHSLHEKKNWYGEEDYVDISKMWYSNREYYMQLEKLKNAHIMVMAQLEKMYQNKLHLKGVLPLENKENIGNGVYRSNSEKSSLEQAVLPKSTTESDVNSPVSSSLSNDHSDELTDEENDGENGVLTSAQLKILKMWHGFSVDDYTQRRWSVFSRSSKFKYKRKANNWSKRITVPEPFQMTIREATKKQLKVKSKSEVELENSLMKKQLEEEAECQKQFRANPIPESVFFPLYHEIKERNEERRKFVKDRSKEILLASQVPFKFIEREEQKKEMKKLQLVAPKKKTETFKAKPVPKSVYNPAISERLKENNLYRAIQTQMRAQELLQSSVPPSMLTSRCPSGERKSKCCKSKEELNRKPQINLQVPDFEVLHRKFQKQLHQRKNAKQVTICEPFYLHTLGIPSRKEKIIKDIKIDEDKRKETRWPYMTPRQKPQIRSSNIGISPWSALQSEPPRTTESTKRRQQAVSIAKNRGRNCHIEETRVFKMAVVVVRKSIPKTMEMIKSTWNSRVVMMKLVGIDSSVCSCLLRFIIGERETNNFESNEPS
- the FAM161A gene encoding protein FAM161A isoform X3, which gives rise to MNSESDSESEHSLHEKKNWYGEEDYVDISKMWYSNREYYMQLEKLKNAHIMVMAQLEKMYQNKLHLKGVLPLENKENIGNGVYRSNSEKSSLEQAVLPKSTTESDVNSPVSSSLSNDHSDELTDEENDGENGVLTSAQLKILKMWHGFSVDDYTQRRWSVFSRSSKFKYKRKANNWSKRITVPEPFQMTIREATKKQLKVKSKSEVELENSLMKKQLEEEAECQKQFRANPIPESVFFPLYHEIKERNEERRKFVKDRSKEILLASQVPFKFIEREEQKKEMKKLQLVAPKKKTETFKAKPVPKSVYNPAISERLKENNLYRAIQTQMRAQELLQSSVPPSMLTSRCPSGERKSKCCKSKEELNRKPQINLQVPDFEVLHRKFQKQLHQRKNAKQVTICEPFYLHTLGIPSRKEKIIKDIKIDEDKRKETRWPYMTPRQKPQIRSSNIGISPWSALQSEPPRTTESTKRRQQAVSLQDGSGGGEEKYPKDYGNDKVNLELKSSDDETSWH
- the FAM161A gene encoding protein FAM161A isoform X2, with product MNSESDSESEHSLHEKKNWYGEEDYVDISKMWYSNREYYMQLEKLKNAHIMVMAQLEKMYQNKLHLKGVLPLENKENIGNGVYRSNSEKSSLEQAVLPKSTTESDVNSPVSSSLSNDHSDELTDEENDGENGVLTSAQLKILKMWHGFSVDDYTQRRWSVFSRSSKFKYKRKANNWSKRITVPEPFQMTIREATKKQLKVKSKSEVELENSLMKKQLEEEAECQKQFRANPIPESVFFPLYHEIKERNEERRKFVKDRSKEILLASQVPFKFIEREEQKKEMKKLQLVAPKKKTETFKAKPVPKSVYNPAISERLKENNLYRAIQTQMRAQELLQSSVPPSMLTSRCPSGERKSKCCKSKEELNRKPQINLQVPDFEVLHRKFQKQLHQRKNAKQVTICEPFYLHTLGIPSRKEKIIKDIKIDEDKRKETRWPYMTPRQKPQIRSSNIGISPWSALQSEPPRTTESTKRRQQAVSIAKNRGRNCHIEETRGIYEIPQLFSTGGTQSSRWQWWW